One Bacteroidota bacterium genomic window, TATTGACCCGGATTGGTATCTTGGTAAAATTGGTGTAACAGATACCGGCGAATGTATGGGAGTAAAACAACTGATGGAACTGTTACGTGAAGAATTCGCTGATCTGAAATTCGGTTACTTCAATCCTTCGATAGAACGCATCAAAGGAAATTTTGAAATGGATTTTGCACATTGATTTGTTGGGGGCTAAAGCCCCGGCATCATACTACATTACTTGTCCCCAGCCTAAAGGCTGGGGCTATTTTTTCATACTACTTCAAACATAGTATCCCGCCTGATTAGCTTCTTCGGAAATTTGCCTCAGACTTTAGGCTGGGGATGATATGAATACACAAACCCACATCCGGGGCTTTAGCCCCGGATGAAATACAACTTAACTACTAACTTCGTCCGCAACAATGCAACATGAACATCATCATAGGCAACAGATATTAACCGGCGTCGGGCTTGCTGTATTGGCTACTATTATATGGTCAGGCAATTTTATTATAGCAAGAGGTGTAATCAAAGATATTCCCCCCGTTACACTTGCTTTCTATCGCTGGCTTACGGCCACAATTATCATCGCCCCATTTGCATGGAAGTATTTTTTTACAGAACTAAAGATCATCAAAGAAAGTTTCTGGTTCTTTTTTCTTGCTGCTGTTACAGGGGTCAGTATGTTCAATACGTTTGTATATGTAGCAGGACATTATTCAAGTGCTATCAATATGGCTATACTTGGCACTTGCTCCTCTCCCATTATGTCAGTTATTCTTGCAAGAATCTTTCTAAAGGAAAAAATTTCAACATTAAGGATCGTCGGAATGACCGTTTGCGTTCTTGGAGTATTGTTATTGCTAAGTAAAGGAGACATCCATAATCTTATTTCATTCAGATTTACAAAAGGTGATTGGTGGATATTAGCTGCTGCGCTTTCCTTTGCGATCTATAACACGATGGTAAAAAAGAAACCAAAGGCAATGCATCCTGCCAATTTTCTTTTCACCGTTTTTCTTTTGGGTACCCTTATTCTTCTTCCGTTCTATTTTTCTGAATTAAACAATAAAGGCGGCATTGCGGTCAATACTTCAAATATTTTAACGATCCTCTATCTCGGTCTTGGCACATCGGTTATTTGTTTTTATATCTGGAACAAAGCCATTGCAGTATTGGGTACGGGAAGAACTGCTTTATTTGGAAACCTGATCCCCGTATTTAGCAGTATTGAAGCCGTTATCATCTTACATGAGCAGTTTAGCTGGATACATATTCTCAGTATGATACTTGTATTTGCAGGTATTATTATTACAAACCTGCGATCAGCATGAGCATCATTTTTCAGTTCATTTATTACATCAATACTATATTTACATTTATCAAACAAACTGTTGAGAAAAAACGCCAAACATATTCTGCCATTAATTGTTCTTTCGCAATTTGCGGGAACATCTCTTTGGTTTACAGGCAATGCAGTTTTACCGGAGTTAAAACAATCATTGCAGTTGAGTCAATATGCAATAAGTTTAGTTACATCAGCTGTTATGATTGGATTTATAATAGGAACATTGGTGTTTGCATTCTTTTCGCTTGCAGATCGTTTCTCTCCTGTAAAATTATTTTTTATCAGTTCGTTACTGGGTGCATTTTCTAATTTACTGGTTGTATGGTTTGCAACAGATGGAAATTCTTTATTCTTTTTTCGATTCCTCACAGGTTTTTTTATTGCGGGTATTTACCCGGTAGGAATGAAAATAGCAGCCGACTGGTATGAAAAAGGTTTAGGTAAAGCGATGGGCTTTTTATTAGGTGCATTGATTTTTGGTACAGCTTTTCCGCATTTGCTAAAAAACCGTGAGTTTGATCTGCCCTGGAAAACGGTTTTATATATCACATCACTCTTTGCTGTTGCAGGTGGATTAATGATGATCCTGTTTGTTGGCAACGGCCCCTATAGAAAAAGATCAGGCGGTTTTAGATGGGATGCATTTGGAAAAATATTTGGTTCAAAAAAATGGAGACAATCTGCTATCGGTTATTTCGGACATATGTGGGAACTCTATGCGTTCTGGGGTTTTTTGCCGCTGATGCTTGAGTTGTATGCAACGAAAAACAAACAGTCACTGGATATTTCGTTTATCTGTTTTTTAGTAATTGCGACCGGTGCAATAGGAAGTATTGTTGGAGGATATTTATCAGTTAAAGTTGGTAGTGCTAAAGTAGCATTCGTTGCATTGCTCATATCTGGTATCTGTTGTTTTTTATCTCCATTCATTTATTCATTACCGCTCCTGGTTTTTCTTGCATTTTTATTTATCTGGGGATTTACAGTTGTACCCGACTCGCCGCAACTTTCAACACTGGTAGCACAATATGCACCGGAAGAATTACGAGGAACTGCACTTACTATTTATAATTCAATAGGGTTTGCTATCACTACTATTAGTCTTTATGTTTTTGATCGGCTCTTTCACTCCAGTGGTTTTTTAAGCGGCGGAAATACTTTTGCAA contains:
- a CDS encoding DMT family transporter, encoding MQHEHHHRQQILTGVGLAVLATIIWSGNFIIARGVIKDIPPVTLAFYRWLTATIIIAPFAWKYFFTELKIIKESFWFFFLAAVTGVSMFNTFVYVAGHYSSAINMAILGTCSSPIMSVILARIFLKEKISTLRIVGMTVCVLGVLLLLSKGDIHNLISFRFTKGDWWILAAALSFAIYNTMVKKKPKAMHPANFLFTVFLLGTLILLPFYFSELNNKGGIAVNTSNILTILYLGLGTSVICFYIWNKAIAVLGTGRTALFGNLIPVFSSIEAVIILHEQFSWIHILSMILVFAGIIITNLRSA
- a CDS encoding MFS transporter translates to MRKNAKHILPLIVLSQFAGTSLWFTGNAVLPELKQSLQLSQYAISLVTSAVMIGFIIGTLVFAFFSLADRFSPVKLFFISSLLGAFSNLLVVWFATDGNSLFFFRFLTGFFIAGIYPVGMKIAADWYEKGLGKAMGFLLGALIFGTAFPHLLKNREFDLPWKTVLYITSLFAVAGGLMMILFVGNGPYRKRSGGFRWDAFGKIFGSKKWRQSAIGYFGHMWELYAFWGFLPLMLELYATKNKQSLDISFICFLVIATGAIGSIVGGYLSVKVGSAKVAFVALLISGICCFLSPFIYSLPLLVFLAFLFIWGFTVVPDSPQLSTLVAQYAPEELRGTALTIYNSIGFAITTISLYVFDRLFHSSGFLSGGNTFAILGLGALVGLPSVLRLLNKSD